A genomic window from Brevibacillus agri includes:
- a CDS encoding methyl-accepting chemotaxis protein, whose protein sequence is MPRKIRTLGNTSFQYRSIFTRLFFGILTMVVSMMAIAAFFISYQSESTLNEKTKQQLHDASSAALQEVNSRVQSIITALASYASTYKNSKVTNSQSFGIFTDMVNNNPTISEIQVVTADGRYLTFPGSPLDSSYDPRTADWYKGAWDKPNAFVSDVFQFSATEFPKIAVSMALRNEEEEPVGVVVAFVSVPKLSESIGQIKLGQTGYAMIVDQQGKLLAHPDKAYALQRPLLTELPVVANVIAGNSGFESFHINGMDAFAAYKFDPALKWGMIVVQSVSEVKQEVRRLQLTILAVSLVGLGSLALLLYLYVRKIIKPVKEVQQKMTAFSEGDLFQTMHVQTNDEIRQLADSFNRMSGQIRTIIGKIQHVIADVKQVAEHVGKGSRHSHAMQTEVVSVTERLAQEMDNQQVQIDDIHATMAGITAEMTRITQSMETAVRQNEKSREQSAKAATSIDLLKDNMQKISTDMKASLQAMGSMRESMDDIREILGWISSISQRTKLLSFNARIEASRAGQAGLGFGIVADEIRLLSEQTEEATARIQQVIASGENRMERVAACLETTDHATVNGISTLHQATDIFQQTFAISEALTAQFETIRHLAESIASQSQIISRRVDSLAESAQEVVSGTQQAVAANQESLSLSEQFLHDSERLAGIVEDLEQEIHFFRAVEKPSA, encoded by the coding sequence ATGCCGAGAAAAATACGAACATTGGGCAACACGTCGTTTCAGTACCGTTCGATTTTCACCAGATTATTTTTCGGGATTCTGACCATGGTTGTCAGCATGATGGCGATCGCCGCTTTTTTTATCAGTTATCAATCCGAGAGCACGCTCAACGAAAAGACAAAGCAGCAGCTCCACGATGCATCGAGTGCCGCCTTGCAGGAAGTGAACAGCCGCGTCCAGTCCATCATCACCGCCTTGGCTTCCTATGCTTCCACGTACAAAAACAGCAAGGTCACGAACAGTCAAAGCTTCGGCATTTTTACCGACATGGTGAACAACAATCCAACCATTTCCGAAATACAAGTCGTGACAGCAGACGGGCGGTATTTGACCTTCCCCGGCTCGCCGCTGGACAGCTCCTACGATCCGCGAACAGCCGACTGGTACAAAGGCGCCTGGGACAAGCCAAACGCATTCGTCTCGGACGTCTTTCAGTTTTCCGCCACGGAATTTCCGAAGATCGCTGTCTCCATGGCTTTGCGCAACGAGGAGGAAGAGCCTGTCGGCGTCGTCGTGGCCTTCGTCTCCGTGCCGAAGCTCAGTGAATCAATCGGACAGATCAAGCTGGGGCAAACCGGATACGCCATGATTGTCGACCAGCAAGGGAAGCTGCTCGCTCACCCGGATAAAGCCTACGCCCTGCAGCGCCCGCTCCTGACCGAGCTGCCTGTCGTCGCCAATGTCATTGCGGGCAATTCCGGCTTTGAATCGTTTCATATAAACGGCATGGACGCCTTTGCCGCCTACAAATTCGACCCGGCGCTCAAATGGGGCATGATCGTCGTGCAGTCCGTATCCGAGGTCAAACAGGAGGTGCGCCGCCTGCAGTTGACGATACTCGCGGTCTCCCTCGTCGGATTAGGCTCGTTGGCATTGCTGCTCTACTTGTACGTCCGCAAGATTATCAAGCCCGTCAAAGAGGTGCAGCAAAAAATGACGGCGTTCAGCGAAGGCGACCTGTTTCAGACGATGCACGTCCAGACCAACGACGAAATCCGCCAGCTCGCCGACAGCTTCAATCGGATGAGCGGGCAAATCCGCACCATCATCGGCAAAATCCAGCACGTGATCGCCGACGTCAAACAGGTGGCCGAGCATGTGGGCAAAGGCTCGCGACACTCTCACGCCATGCAGACAGAGGTCGTCTCCGTCACCGAGCGGCTGGCGCAAGAAATGGACAACCAGCAGGTGCAAATCGACGACATCCACGCCACGATGGCCGGAATTACAGCAGAAATGACACGCATTACACAGTCGATGGAAACAGCGGTCAGGCAAAACGAAAAGTCGCGGGAGCAGAGCGCCAAAGCGGCTACCTCGATTGATTTGCTGAAGGACAACATGCAAAAAATATCGACAGACATGAAAGCCTCCCTCCAGGCGATGGGCTCGATGCGCGAGAGCATGGACGACATCCGCGAGATTCTCGGCTGGATCTCCTCGATCTCCCAACGAACGAAGCTGCTGTCTTTCAACGCCCGCATCGAAGCATCACGAGCCGGCCAGGCGGGACTCGGCTTCGGGATCGTCGCGGACGAAATTCGCCTCCTGTCTGAACAGACAGAAGAAGCGACGGCCCGCATTCAACAAGTCATCGCTTCAGGGGAAAACCGGATGGAACGGGTGGCCGCATGTCTGGAAACGACCGATCACGCCACGGTCAACGGCATTTCGACGCTGCATCAGGCAACGGATATTTTCCAGCAAACCTTCGCCATCAGCGAAGCGCTCACCGCGCAGTTTGAAACGATCAGACATCTGGCCGAATCCATCGCAAGCCAAAGCCAGATCATCTCCCGCCGCGTGGACAGCCTGGCGGAATCCGCCCAGGAAGTCGTCTCGGGCACACAGCAAGCGGTCGCGGCCAACCAGGAAAGCCTCTCCCTCTCGGAGCAGTTCCTGCACGATTCCGAGCGGCTGGCGGGCATCGTGGAAGATTTGGAGCAGGAAATCCACTTCTTCCGGGCAGTGGAAAAGCCTTCTGCATAG
- the pstB gene encoding phosphate ABC transporter ATP-binding protein PstB: MSVLTMQDTIIQTNNVSVYYGDKQAVKNISMDIERNSVTAFIGPSGCGKSTLLRSLNRMNDLVPSCRVTGSIVVDGIDINSQQVNIESLRQIVGMVFQRANPFFKSIYENIAFAPRFHGMTDRRELDELVETSLRKAALWDEVKDRLRDSALSLSGGQQQRLCIARAIAMQPTILLLDEPASALDPISTMKIEELVTQLKEEYTIVIVTHNLHQAARISDKTAFFLLGELIEMDETAKIFTSPENDKTEAYISGRFG, from the coding sequence ATGTCCGTACTCACCATGCAAGATACGATTATTCAGACGAACAATGTCTCGGTTTACTACGGGGATAAGCAAGCGGTCAAAAATATTTCGATGGACATTGAACGCAACTCGGTGACGGCCTTTATCGGGCCGTCCGGCTGCGGGAAGTCCACGCTTTTGCGCAGCCTGAACCGGATGAACGATCTCGTGCCTTCCTGCCGCGTCACAGGCTCCATCGTCGTCGACGGCATTGACATCAACAGCCAGCAGGTCAACATCGAGAGCTTGCGGCAAATCGTCGGAATGGTGTTTCAGCGCGCCAATCCGTTTTTTAAATCGATTTATGAAAATATCGCCTTCGCTCCGCGCTTTCACGGAATGACAGACCGCCGCGAGCTGGATGAGCTGGTCGAGACGAGCTTGCGCAAAGCGGCGTTGTGGGACGAGGTAAAAGACCGTCTGCGCGACTCTGCGCTCTCCCTGTCAGGAGGACAGCAGCAGCGCCTGTGCATCGCCCGCGCCATTGCCATGCAGCCGACGATTTTGCTTCTGGATGAGCCGGCTTCCGCGCTCGACCCGATCTCGACGATGAAAATTGAAGAGCTGGTCACGCAGCTAAAGGAAGAGTACACGATCGTGATCGTGACGCACAATCTGCACCAGGCGGCCCGCATCTCGGACAAAACGGCATTCTTTTTGCTCGGGGAGCTGATCGAGATGGACGAGACCGCAAAAATTTTCACCTCGCCGGAAAACGATAAGACCGAAGCGTATATTAGCGGCCGTTTTGGCTGA
- the pstA gene encoding phosphate ABC transporter permease PstA, which translates to MRARLMDRVATIVLTLIAALIIGTLIGLLGFILTQGWHKLNLDFLTSPPDIVNAGGGIGPQLFNSFYLLVLTMLIALPIGIGAGIYMAEYAPDNKFTQFIRMSIEVLSSLPSIVVGLFGLLVFVNMTGWGYTLFSGALALTVFNLPLLVRVTEDALRNVPRSQKEASLALGITKWRTIVSVILPAALPGIITGAILASGRVFGEAAALLFTAGMSSPNLNFADFSLNSPTSPLNPFRPAETLAVHIWKVNSEGLTPDARDVADGAAAVLIIAVLLFNVSARWFGTWVYKKMTSGSN; encoded by the coding sequence ATGAGAGCGAGACTGATGGACCGCGTTGCTACGATCGTTTTGACGTTGATTGCCGCTTTGATTATCGGCACGCTCATTGGCTTGCTCGGCTTCATTTTGACGCAAGGCTGGCACAAGCTGAACCTGGACTTTTTGACCTCGCCGCCAGATATCGTCAATGCAGGGGGCGGGATTGGTCCGCAGTTGTTCAACTCGTTTTATTTGCTGGTCTTGACCATGCTGATCGCCTTGCCGATTGGAATCGGAGCAGGTATTTATATGGCTGAATACGCGCCGGATAACAAGTTTACGCAGTTTATCCGCATGAGTATAGAAGTGCTTTCTTCTTTGCCGTCCATTGTCGTTGGTTTGTTTGGCTTGCTCGTCTTCGTAAACATGACAGGCTGGGGCTATACGCTTTTCTCCGGTGCCCTCGCGCTGACCGTCTTCAACCTGCCGCTGCTCGTGCGCGTGACAGAGGATGCGTTGCGCAACGTGCCGCGCAGCCAAAAAGAAGCGAGCCTGGCGCTTGGCATCACCAAATGGCGGACAATTGTCTCCGTCATTCTTCCGGCGGCTTTGCCTGGGATCATTACGGGGGCGATTCTCGCTTCCGGACGCGTCTTCGGGGAAGCGGCTGCCTTGCTGTTTACCGCAGGGATGTCTTCACCGAACCTGAACTTTGCTGATTTCTCGCTGAACAGCCCGACTTCGCCGCTGAATCCGTTCCGCCCGGCCGAAACGCTGGCTGTGCATATCTGGAAAGTAAACAGCGAAGGGCTGACGCCGGATGCGCGCGACGTGGCGGATGGCGCTGCCGCTGTGCTGATTATTGCCGTGCTGCTCTTTAACGTCTCGGCCCGCTGGTTCGGGACGTGGGTGTACAAAAAGATGACGTCAGGTTCCAACTAA
- the pstC gene encoding phosphate ABC transporter permease subunit PstC, with the protein MNHRIEGVETNRQSLIARKMLTYNKRQFTENMTGRTIAMVCAALLVIVVLSITYFIASKGLSTFFVDGVSISEFLTQVKWDPEGEPALYGVFPFILGSFLVTALAALIAAPLGIGAAIFMTEIFPGFGKKVLKPVIELLVGIPSVVYGYVGLTLLVPFIREQFDVLGFSLLAGGLVLALMILPTITSVATDAIEAVPQDLRNASLALGATRWQTIWNVVLHSSLPGCLTAVVLGMARAFGEALAVQMVIGNTTKLPGSLLDPISTLTSGITLNMGNTIQGTPYNNALWSMALLLLLMSFVFIMILRFLGRKRLVK; encoded by the coding sequence ATGAACCATCGTATTGAAGGGGTAGAGACAAATCGCCAATCGCTGATTGCGCGAAAAATGCTGACATATAACAAACGTCAATTTACAGAGAACATGACGGGCCGAACGATTGCCATGGTCTGTGCGGCCTTGCTGGTCATCGTCGTTTTGTCGATTACGTACTTCATCGCTTCAAAAGGGCTGTCCACCTTTTTTGTCGACGGCGTCAGTATCAGCGAATTTTTAACACAGGTGAAATGGGACCCGGAGGGCGAGCCTGCACTCTACGGTGTGTTCCCGTTCATTCTCGGATCGTTTTTGGTGACGGCTTTGGCTGCGTTGATCGCGGCACCGCTCGGGATCGGGGCGGCTATTTTCATGACGGAAATTTTTCCGGGCTTCGGCAAAAAAGTGTTGAAGCCGGTGATCGAGCTTTTGGTTGGCATTCCATCCGTTGTGTACGGATATGTTGGTCTTACTCTTCTGGTTCCTTTTATTCGCGAACAATTTGACGTTCTTGGTTTCAGTCTTTTGGCAGGGGGGCTTGTGCTTGCCCTGATGATCCTGCCTACGATCACCAGCGTGGCGACAGACGCCATTGAAGCCGTACCGCAAGATTTGCGCAACGCTTCTCTCGCTTTGGGAGCCACACGCTGGCAGACGATCTGGAATGTGGTGCTGCATTCTTCGCTTCCCGGCTGCCTGACCGCGGTTGTATTGGGGATGGCTCGCGCTTTTGGCGAAGCGCTCGCCGTACAGATGGTCATCGGGAACACGACGAAGCTTCCGGGCAGTCTCTTGGACCCGATCAGCACGCTGACCAGCGGCATCACGCTGAACATGGGGAATACGATTCAGGGAACCCCGTACAACAATGCACTCTGGTCCATGGCGCTTCTGCTGCTTCTGATGTCGTTCGTCTTCATTATGATCTTGCGCTTTTTGGGCAGAAAGAGGCTGGTGAAGTAG
- a CDS encoding phosphate ABC transporter substrate-binding protein codes for MKKLSKMFMALTFVGALLAGCGSNSAAPSQQQPAQQQPATPAPESNSGSTTTTSGEPITAVGSTALQPLVEQTAKDFMAKNQGVQIQVQGGGSGTGLSQVASGAATIGNSDIFAEEKKGIPANELVDHKVAVVGMAAAVSPQVKVDNLTKQQLIDIFTGKITNWKEVGGDDMKITLVNRPKSSGTRATFSKFALDGKEEAEGITEDSSGTVRKIIAETPGAIGYLALSYFNDSVKALKLDGVEANAENIATNKYPVWAYEHMYTKGEPTGNAKAFLDYILSEEVQKKTIVDLGFLPITDMKVERDAEGKVTQK; via the coding sequence ATGAAAAAACTCAGCAAAATGTTTATGGCGCTGACATTTGTAGGGGCACTGCTCGCCGGATGTGGCAGCAACAGTGCGGCTCCATCGCAACAACAACCAGCGCAGCAACAACCAGCTACCCCGGCTCCGGAAAGCAACTCTGGTTCGACTACAACAACATCCGGTGAACCGATCACAGCAGTTGGTTCCACCGCTTTGCAGCCTCTGGTCGAGCAAACGGCCAAAGACTTTATGGCGAAAAATCAAGGTGTACAAATTCAAGTACAAGGCGGGGGAAGCGGAACAGGGCTGAGCCAGGTAGCAAGCGGCGCAGCAACAATCGGTAACTCCGACATTTTCGCAGAAGAGAAAAAAGGCATTCCGGCAAACGAACTGGTTGACCATAAAGTAGCCGTTGTCGGAATGGCAGCAGCGGTTAGCCCGCAAGTAAAAGTAGACAACCTGACCAAGCAACAACTGATCGACATCTTCACTGGCAAAATCACCAACTGGAAAGAAGTTGGCGGCGATGACATGAAAATCACGCTGGTGAACCGTCCGAAGTCTTCCGGTACTCGTGCAACATTCAGCAAATTCGCACTGGACGGAAAAGAAGAAGCAGAAGGCATCACAGAGGATTCCTCCGGTACTGTTCGCAAAATCATTGCCGAAACACCGGGCGCAATCGGCTACCTGGCTCTGTCCTACTTCAATGACTCCGTAAAAGCATTGAAACTGGATGGCGTGGAAGCAAACGCAGAAAACATCGCAACGAACAAATACCCAGTGTGGGCATACGAGCACATGTACACAAAAGGCGAGCCTACTGGTAACGCAAAAGCGTTCCTGGATTACATCCTGTCTGAAGAAGTGCAAAAGAAAACGATTGTCGATCTGGGCTTCCTGCCAATCACAGACATGAAAGTAGAACGCGACGCTGAAGGAAAAGTAACACAAAAATAA
- a CDS encoding GerMN domain-containing protein: MKKSRMIWVAALAVLLMAGCGQNAAPAPQPTAPVEQPSGTNTDPSTAEPTLNKQVVTVYYSDGDLMELQKEEQEITFAEDIEKYKKTLSLLEKPTKAEEHFPLWKDFRYHDITFADGTLTIDADSKNQYNLGSSGEGMALDALKKTFFQFPEVKQIVFLEDGKKVESLMGHVDVSEPLTRDN; this comes from the coding sequence ATGAAAAAAAGTCGGATGATCTGGGTGGCGGCTTTGGCTGTGCTGCTAATGGCTGGTTGCGGACAAAATGCGGCTCCTGCACCGCAGCCTACGGCACCTGTTGAACAGCCATCTGGCACGAACACTGACCCATCGACAGCAGAGCCGACACTCAACAAACAGGTCGTTACCGTCTACTATTCCGACGGCGACCTGATGGAGCTGCAAAAAGAGGAACAAGAAATCACTTTTGCAGAAGACATCGAAAAGTACAAGAAAACCCTCTCGCTTTTGGAGAAGCCGACAAAAGCAGAAGAGCACTTTCCGCTCTGGAAAGACTTCCGATACCATGACATCACTTTTGCGGATGGCACGTTGACGATTGATGCCGACAGCAAAAACCAGTACAACCTCGGCTCAAGCGGCGAAGGGATGGCGCTGGACGCGCTGAAGAAAACCTTTTTTCAGTTCCCGGAAGTAAAGCAAATCGTCTTCCTGGAAGATGGCAAAAAAGTCGAATCGTTGATGGGCCATGTCGATGTATCGGAGCCATTGACGCGCGACAACTAA
- a CDS encoding N-acetylmuramoyl-L-alanine amidase family protein: MKRRFYPLLLALLVLLLIPGWAAAASSATEEAVNLMIGGQAVTPDVPPVIKSGRTLVPVRVIAEGLGADVAWNEAKRTAVITRGTTQLSLTLDSRTALLNGKQVKLDTPPVISQQRMLLPLRFVGESLGITVGWDNSSRTVIANETPQVTLNGRAPEKAIKLYQVSDTMYVSADAVAEQVGQKGFVWNRPERGMTIDSQLVLPIEQVEDELGGSITWNKKKNLLEIERLNRLTGVTKDGDRVHIEMKLPVQANSFVLTGPHRIVLDLPQTALADDLVEELKKNEENGSIGESEERKQAASSGEEDEQSAASEPKEEPLIASLRYSQYSASPETVRVVIELNQKSEYNLAYTKDGIEVKLTPKPKKTGYLIVVDAGHGGKDPGALGVAGNHEKDYTLAVANKVVALLKQYPEFQVVPVRTTDVFYELSERVAIANELEADLFLSIHANSFPKPTTGGTETFYYNANSKTFAQLVHKHLQGATQFPDRGVKASGFYVIKNTKMPAVLTETGFLSNPQENALLTSPAFQDKIAKALVAAIREYYQSYQ, translated from the coding sequence ATGAAAAGACGATTTTACCCTCTGCTTCTGGCGCTGCTGGTCCTGCTGCTTATCCCCGGTTGGGCGGCTGCGGCAAGTAGTGCAACTGAGGAAGCCGTCAACCTGATGATCGGTGGACAAGCAGTGACCCCGGACGTGCCACCAGTCATCAAGAGCGGGCGGACATTGGTTCCCGTGCGTGTCATCGCAGAAGGTTTGGGCGCGGATGTCGCCTGGAACGAAGCGAAGCGGACAGCGGTGATTACACGGGGTACGACGCAGCTTTCCCTCACATTGGACTCGCGCACAGCGCTATTGAACGGCAAGCAGGTAAAGCTGGATACGCCGCCTGTCATCTCCCAGCAGCGCATGCTGCTCCCTCTGCGGTTTGTCGGGGAATCGCTCGGGATCACTGTAGGGTGGGACAACAGCTCCCGCACCGTCATTGCTAACGAAACGCCACAGGTTACGCTGAACGGCCGTGCTCCTGAAAAAGCGATCAAGCTGTATCAAGTGTCGGACACCATGTACGTGTCTGCCGATGCGGTCGCGGAGCAGGTCGGACAAAAAGGCTTTGTATGGAATCGCCCGGAACGCGGCATGACGATCGACAGTCAACTGGTTCTTCCAATTGAGCAAGTAGAGGACGAGCTAGGCGGTTCGATCACTTGGAACAAGAAAAAGAATCTGCTTGAAATCGAAAGACTCAATCGGCTGACAGGTGTTACAAAGGATGGGGATCGCGTACATATTGAGATGAAGCTGCCCGTGCAGGCCAATTCTTTTGTGCTCACAGGCCCCCATCGCATCGTGCTGGACCTCCCGCAAACCGCTTTGGCGGACGATTTGGTGGAAGAGTTGAAAAAGAACGAAGAAAACGGCAGTATCGGAGAGTCAGAGGAGCGCAAGCAAGCAGCTTCTTCCGGCGAAGAGGACGAGCAGTCAGCAGCCAGCGAGCCAAAAGAAGAGCCGCTGATCGCAAGCCTGCGGTACAGCCAGTACAGTGCTTCGCCAGAGACCGTGCGTGTCGTGATTGAGCTGAACCAGAAGAGCGAGTATAATCTGGCCTATACAAAAGACGGCATTGAAGTGAAGCTGACGCCCAAGCCTAAGAAAACAGGCTACCTGATCGTAGTCGACGCGGGTCATGGCGGAAAAGACCCAGGTGCATTGGGCGTGGCGGGCAACCACGAGAAAGACTACACGCTGGCTGTCGCCAACAAAGTAGTCGCTTTGCTGAAGCAATATCCGGAGTTTCAAGTAGTGCCTGTGCGCACGACAGATGTGTTCTACGAGCTGTCCGAGCGTGTGGCAATCGCGAATGAGCTGGAGGCGGACCTGTTCTTGTCCATTCACGCCAACTCGTTCCCGAAACCGACGACAGGCGGTACGGAAACCTTCTATTACAATGCAAACAGCAAGACGTTTGCGCAATTGGTGCACAAGCACCTACAAGGAGCAACGCAGTTCCCGGATCGGGGAGTCAAGGCGAGCGGCTTTTACGTTATCAAGAACACGAAAATGCCAGCCGTGTTGACAGAGACAGGTTTCCTGTCCAATCCGCAAGAAAATGCGCTGCTGACCTCGCCTGCATTCCAGGACAAAATCGCGAAAGCCCTCGTTGCGGCTATCCGTGAATACTATCAGTCTTATCAGTAA
- a CDS encoding peptide ABC transporter substrate-binding protein, with protein sequence MKKNVVAVAGAMLILGGSLAGYADAGQAAEPKAKVLRMNMHSNPPTVDPGIAEDSTSGTISRAIFEGLTRLGKDGKVHVAAAESYTVSADGKTYTFKIRPAKWSNGDPVTAYDFEYAWKRALSPRTASNYAYQLYYLKGAEAYNKGTGTASDVGVKAVDAKTLVVELTNPTPFFTELTAFYTYYPVNKKVVEADKEWASNPKTIVGNGPFQIETWKPKHQLVLTKNQNYWDKQNVKLDKIDFSMIDDGYVELEMFRNGDLDWAGAPLSEVPMDFELSWKSPALFHTQAIAGTYFYRFNTEQAPFHNAKIRKAFAYALDRQALVETMLANHLPATGFVPPSMAVASGGYFTDNHTEEAKKLLQEGMKEAGIAKLPPITVSYNTSMGHKAIAEEIRDQWKKKLGVDVKLENKEWKVYIEDVHQGKYQIARAGWLADFNDPINFLEMFKDKNGGNNDTGWEHPKYKELLNQSALEQDPEKRKAILAKAEQILMDEMPIMPIYYYAQSWLQSEKVDGAILDGLGMIDFKYVDIKP encoded by the coding sequence GTGAAAAAGAATGTCGTTGCAGTCGCAGGTGCGATGCTGATTCTCGGCGGGAGCTTGGCAGGGTATGCGGATGCCGGGCAAGCGGCGGAGCCAAAAGCAAAAGTATTAAGAATGAACATGCATTCCAATCCCCCAACCGTAGATCCGGGCATTGCTGAAGATTCAACGTCCGGCACAATAAGCAGGGCAATCTTCGAAGGGTTGACTCGTTTGGGCAAAGACGGAAAAGTACATGTAGCAGCGGCAGAAAGCTATACCGTTTCGGCTGACGGCAAAACTTATACGTTCAAAATTCGCCCTGCCAAATGGAGCAATGGCGATCCGGTCACCGCCTATGACTTCGAATACGCCTGGAAACGTGCGCTAAGCCCCAGGACAGCATCGAATTACGCCTACCAGCTCTACTATTTAAAAGGAGCGGAAGCGTATAACAAGGGAACCGGGACGGCGAGTGACGTTGGTGTCAAAGCCGTCGACGCCAAAACATTGGTTGTGGAACTGACGAATCCGACCCCGTTTTTCACGGAGTTGACGGCTTTTTACACCTATTATCCTGTTAACAAAAAAGTCGTGGAAGCCGACAAGGAATGGGCAAGCAATCCCAAGACGATAGTAGGGAACGGTCCGTTTCAAATCGAGACATGGAAGCCCAAGCACCAGCTCGTTCTGACGAAAAACCAGAACTACTGGGACAAACAAAATGTAAAATTGGACAAGATTGATTTTTCTATGATTGATGACGGGTATGTAGAGCTGGAGATGTTTCGCAACGGCGATCTGGATTGGGCAGGCGCCCCTTTGTCTGAAGTCCCCATGGATTTCGAGCTTTCCTGGAAGTCGCCTGCGCTGTTTCATACGCAAGCGATCGCGGGCACTTACTTCTACCGCTTCAACACAGAGCAAGCGCCTTTTCACAATGCCAAAATCCGCAAAGCTTTTGCTTATGCACTGGATCGTCAAGCTTTGGTGGAGACCATGTTGGCCAACCACCTTCCCGCGACAGGTTTTGTGCCGCCGAGCATGGCTGTTGCATCTGGTGGCTACTTTACAGACAATCACACAGAAGAGGCCAAAAAGCTGCTTCAGGAGGGCATGAAGGAAGCGGGAATCGCAAAACTTCCTCCCATCACCGTCTCCTATAACACGTCGATGGGCCATAAAGCGATTGCTGAAGAAATCAGGGACCAGTGGAAGAAAAAGCTCGGGGTAGACGTGAAGCTGGAAAACAAAGAGTGGAAAGTATACATAGAGGACGTACACCAGGGGAAATACCAGATTGCGCGTGCGGGTTGGCTAGCCGACTTCAACGATCCGATCAACTTTTTGGAAATGTTCAAGGACAAAAACGGCGGAAACAACGACACGGGCTGGGAACACCCCAAATACAAAGAGCTCTTGAACCAATCCGCTTTGGAGCAGGACCCGGAAAAACGGAAGGCGATTTTGGCCAAGGCCGAGCAAATTTTAATGGACGAAATGCCGATTATGCCGATCTACTACTATGCCCAGAGCTGGCTGCAAAGCGAGAAAGTCGACGGCGCGATTTTGGACGGGCTCGGCATGATCGACTTCAAGTACGTCGATATCAAGCCTTAA